The proteins below are encoded in one region of Hordeum vulgare subsp. vulgare chromosome 3H, MorexV3_pseudomolecules_assembly, whole genome shotgun sequence:
- the LOC123439136 gene encoding uncharacterized protein LOC123439136, protein MKRASCSSAMTILAILFICCSLPCSVATQVHTEGTRHGVSPPSPWAPPSPDNRGRGHSETPPPLLHRKNLQLQHTVVPVPPMA, encoded by the exons ATGAAGAGAGCTTCCTGTTCTTCTGCCATGACAATCCTAGCTATCTTATTCATTTGTTGCTCCCTGCCATGCTCAGTTGCCACCCAAG TTCACACGGAGGGAACCCGTCATGGAGTGAGTCCTCCATCACCATGGGCACCGCCGAGCCCAGATAATCGAGGCCGTGGACATTCCGAGACCCCACCGCCGCTGCTGCACCGCAAGAACTTACAGCTACAACATACTGTTGTGCCAGTTCCACCGATGGCATGA
- the LOC123439137 gene encoding expansin-B7-like — protein sequence MASSSSAVVAALILCILIAHGHGCFAKHQTPHPAANSSWLDAKATWYGRPTGAGPDDNGGACGFKNVNLPPFSSMTSCGNQPLFKDGKGCGSCYQIRCLNSDHPACSGVPKTVIITDMNYDPVSRYHFDLSGTAFGAMAKYGRNDELRHAGIINMQFKRVPCQYPGLTVTFHVEEGSNPFYMAILVEYENGDGDVKQLDIMESRPGATNGGKMTPTGEWVPMKESWGSIWRMDAHHPMRGPFSLRVTNESGKTLVADQVIPGDWKPNKTYSSLVQFH from the exons ATGGCATCCTCCTCCTCTGCGGTCGTGGCTGCTCTGATCCTCTGCATCCTCATCGCCCATGGCCATGgctgcttcgccaagcaccaaacGCCTCATCCCGCGGCCAATTCCAGCTGGCTCGACGCCAAGGCGACATGGTATGGCAGACCGACCGGTGCCGGGCCGGACGACAACGGCGGCGCGTGCGGGTTCAAGAACGTCAACTTGCCACCCTTCTCCTCCATGACCTCCTGCGGCAACCAACCGCTCTTCAAGGACGGCAAGGGCTGCGGCTCCTGCTACCAG ATAAGGTGCTTAAACTCGGACCACCCTGCGTGCTCCGGTGTGCCGAAGACGGTGATCATCACAGACATGAACTACGACCCAGTCTCCCGCTACCACTTCGACCTCAGTGGCACCGCCTTCGGAGCCATGGCCAAGTACGGACGCAACGACGAGCTCCGCCACGCCGGCATTATCAACATGCAGTTCAAGAG GGTGCCATGCCAGTACCCGGGGTTGACGGTGACGTTCCACGTGGAGGAGGGGTCGAACCCGTTCTACATGGCAATCCTGGTGGAATACGAGAATGGCGATGGCGATGTGAAGCAGCTGGACATCATGGAGTCGCGACCAGGTGCTACCAATGGCGGCAAGATGACTCCAACGGGGGAGTGGGTGCCCATGAAAGAGTCATGGGGGTCCATATGGAGGATGGATGCCCACCACCCCATGCGGGGGCCATTCTCGTTGCGCGTCACCAACGAGTCCGGGAAGACGCTCGTCGCCGACCAGGTCATCCCCGGCGATTGGAAGCCTAACAAAACCTACAGCTCCCTTGTCCAGTTTCATTAA